One region of Oreochromis aureus strain Israel breed Guangdong linkage group 19, ZZ_aureus, whole genome shotgun sequence genomic DNA includes:
- the luzp1 gene encoding leucine zipper protein 1, whose protein sequence is MSDHKDMTHRHLKHKLQSLGRRLDELEEATNKLQKSEDELLDLQDKIIQAEGSNSSLLGDVEALRKRLLKIQGKDEEVRKAEDLCRTVREKLEEEENLTKELKAEIERLQRRMAELEKLEEAFGKSKSDCSQLCLSLNEEKNLTKKLSSELETLKARLKEVEGSETKLERTEQALAMELEKLKGFTQTFANERNRLLEKQREDEKTILKLEEKLAHQKNRFGMSTDSGRADFMSSRIEDELTSTALLTSKLAGRKKSLDYSKLSENEKNSGLEGSQEDNKVKELTQEVERLKNRLKQLEIVEEDLKNSESKNGELHEKFQIERDRVRKLNEQVEHLRMQLCGKGGIGGNGIGNLDKHGNGSSTAKVIENGKVENEETILKGGFRQEKPKYRSAATVPEPSSPKHRNRDLSPQHKSWNKDFSNSEKGSPKSVRRALSPALKRRTPRTTTTTNSSDNGIRDTVRGAEEKPRGTTYSSVNTTSSDAKKMSVLSRYPPAANDQKPLRTAHKHTDDIKKSREKFSKLYVGSDSESNNSDVVSDSTSTTMNSISALEKETVPVSDQEPADQIQESVSSSISTISKANGSYTAYRSHINPLLPNDQGSEGHSSASETESTGSRPSELDPTAEAAEAASTTVSSRTVTSRYSRYPQVQDSHSEGSSSRSSFDEELHSRSQVAEGGHQGPMHTPAGIEIQRVCSPREALRSRAVIKPAIVEIDRKEVMISEPLPTNGKPKISTKPIVTTTNKITSSITIYPNDPSSSRTSSRSSSVSSEPAPIKERHTSTSNIVIGPNTDHHGSISVPYEISIPKSEITLRPCQDQDCGPHSHSDSSSRSKLHNTSRVETTTSHLCCQRSNFSLQSPDVTSSDFNDTESGFESSSSTTTVTSWRSQRQSQPSHEDSLPDMKNVTMRSPWRNKSAMSVDEGSRGRSTRAITDGGSEDETETATTWRAYRATTFDTEDSVNSGNGGGGNAAAQKGAKPSPAEVYMRKISQSPPMETGGLGRAIPHAPVTSQSWSRSYSQQPPASDNLDPSPNPSHSPASWRRQIPSSDLGTSYDRISRTPGASSRGGEPWSSRGQGLGARAEGRSGAGGRPWSQRQSEQH, encoded by the exons ATGTCGGATCATAAAGACATGACCCATCGCCACCTGAAGCACAAGCTGCAGAGTCTTGGCCGAAGACTTGATGAACTGGAAGAAGCAACAAACAAGCTACAGAAGTCTGAGGATGAGCTTCTTGACCTACAG GATAAAATTATCCAGGCAGAGGGAAGTAACTCGTCCCTGCTCGGTGATGTGGAAGCCCTGAGAAAACGTCTCTTGAAGATCCAGGGGAAAGATGAGGAGGTACGTAAAGCTGAGGATCTTTGCCGCACAGTCAGAGAGAAACTGGAAGAGGAGGAAAACCTTACGAAAGAGCTAAAGGCAGAAATAGAACGTCTTCAGCGACGGATGGCTGAACTCGAGAAACTGGAAGAAGCTTTTGGGAAAAGCAAGTCTGACTGCAGCCAGCTCTGCCTTAGCCTCAATGAGGAGAAAAACTTAACCAAGAAGCTCTCATCTGAGTTGGAGACACTAAAAGCCCGTTTGAAAGAGGTGGAGGGGTCTGAGACAAAGCTGGAGAGAACAGAGCAGGCCTTGGCTATGGAGCTTGAAAAGCTCAAGGGATTCACCCAAACCTTTGCGAATGAGCGTAATAGGCTGCtagagaaacaaagagaagaTGAGAAGACCATTCTGAAGTTGGAAGAAAAGCTGGCGCACCAGAAGAATCGCTTTGGCATGTCAACGGATTCTGGCAGAGCAGATTTCATGAGCTCAAGAATTGAAGATGAGCTAACATCCACAGCGCTCTTAACGAGTAAGCTGGCTGGACGGAAGAAGAGCCTTGACTACTCAAAGCTGTCTGAGAATGAGAAAAACAGCGGTCTTGAAGGCTCGCAGGAGGACAACAAAGTAAAGGAGCTGACACAGGAGGTAGAACGACTGAAGAACCGCCTCAAGCAGTTGGAGATTGTGGAAGAGGATTTGAAGAACTCTGAGTCCAAAAATGGCGAACTTCATGAGAAGTTCCAGATAGAAAGGGACCGAGTTCGAAAGTTAAATGAGCAGGTGGAACACCTCAGGATGCAGCTGTGTGGAAAAGGCGGAATCGGAGGAAATGGAATTGGTAACTTGGATAAACACGGCAATGGAAGCAGCACTGCTAAGGTCATTGAAAATGGCAAAGTTGAGAATGAAGAGACTATCCTGAAGGGAGGGTTTAGACAAGAAAAGCCTAAATATAGAAGTGCAGCAACTGTCCCAGAGCCAAGTTCCCCAAAACATAGGAACAGGGATTTATCTCCTCAGCATAAATCTTGGAACAAAGATTTTAGCAACTCTGAGAAGGGTTCTCCCAAGTCAGTGAGGAGAGCCCTCAGTCCTGCTCTAAAGAGAAGGACACCCAGAACTACAACTACCACAAATTCATCTGATAATGGAATACGAGATACAGTGCGAGGAGCTGAGGAAAAGCCAAGAGGAACCACATACAGCTCTGTGAATACAACTTCTAGTGATGCCAAGAAGATGTCCGTCCTTAGTCGATACCCTCCCGCAGCTAATGACCAGAAGCCACTAAGGACAGCTCACAAGCATACAGATGACATCAAGAAGAGCAGAGAAAAGTTCTCAAAACTGTATGTAGGTAGTGACAGTGAATCTAACAACTCTGATGTCGTGTCTGACAGTACTTCCACTACCATGAATAGCATCTCTGCTCTAGAGAAGGAAACGGTGCCCGTCTCCGATCAGGAACCAGCAGACCAGATTCAGGAATCTGTATCTTCTTCTATTTCTACTATATCCAAAGCCAATGGCTCATACACAGCCTACAGATCTCACATCAATCCCTTGCTGCCCAATGACCAGGGGTCAGAGGGTCATTCTTCTGCCTCAGAAACAGAATCTACTGGATCAAGGCCATCTGAGCTGGACCCTACAGCTGAAGCAGCTGAGGCAGCTAGCACAACCGTAAGCAGTAGGACTGTAACCTCCAGGTATTCTAGATACCCTCAAGTCCAGGACTCGCATTCAGAGGGTTCCTCCTCCAGGAGCTCCTTTGATGAAGAGCTGCACAGCCGGTCACAGGTAGCTGAGGGAGGTCACCAGGGACCCATGCATACTCCAGCAGGGATTGAAATCCAACGAGTATGCAGTCCTAGAGAGGCACTGAGGTCAAGAGCTGTGATCAAGCCTGCTATTGTTGAAATTGACAGAAAGGAAGTAATGATTTCAGAACCCTTGCCTACAAATGGGAAACCCAAGATCTCGACCAAACCAATAGTGACTACTACTAATAAAATCACCAGTAGTATAACCATCTACCCAAATGATCCAAGCTCTTCCAGAACCAGCAGTCGCAGCAGCAGTGTGTCCAGTGAACCTGCGCCTATTAAAGAACGCCACACATCTACCAGTAACATCGTTATAG GCCCAAACACTGACCATCACGGCAGTATTTCCGTCCCATATGAGATCTCCATACCCAAGAGTGAGATCACTTTGCGGCCATGCCAGGACCAAGACTGTGGgccacacagccacagtgaTTCATCATCAAGGTCTAAACTCCACAACACTTCCAGGGTGGAGACCACCACCAGCCACCTGTGCTGCCAGCGCAGCAACTTTAGCCTCCAGTCCCCGGACGTCACTTCCTCGGACTTCAACGACACAGAATCAGGAtttgagagcagcagcagcacaaccaCCGTCACCAGCTGGAGAAGCCAACGGCAAAGCCAACCGTCACACGAAGACAGTTTGCCAGATATGAAGAATGTGACCATGAGAAGCCCCTGGAGGAACAAAAGCGCCATGTCTGTGGACGAGGGAAGTCGAGGAAGGAGTACGAGAGCAATCACAGATGGCGGGTCTGAAGATGAAACAGAAACTGCAACAACGTGGAGGGCTTACAGGGCAACCACCTTTGACACAGAGGACTCTGTAAACAGTGGAAACGGAGGCGGCGGAAATGCTGCAGCACAGAAGGGAGCCAAGCCGTCCCCTGCTGAG GTGTACATGCGTAAGATCTCTCAGTCTCCCCCTATGGAAACTGGAGGGTTGGGAAGGGCCATACCCCATGCACCCGTTACCTCTCAGTCCTGGAGCCGATCATATTCACAGCAGCCTCCG